From a single Candidatus Thermoplasmatota archaeon genomic region:
- the radA gene encoding DNA repair and recombination protein RadA, translating into MEKDKIEDLPGVGPATAEKLREAGYVDFMSIAVASPKELADAAEIGEQTAAKIILKARKEADVGRFETGVALLERRAKIGHLTSGSKTLDELMGGGFETQAITELFGEFGSSKTQIAHQLCVTVQLPPEKGGLNGHAFFIDTENTFRPERIVQMAEAYELDPDEALSKIHVARAYNSSHQMLLVEKVSELSREIPGRLLVVDSLTAHFRAEFVGRGTLADRQQKINRHMHDLLRWGDLNNGVICVTNQVAAKPDAFFGDPTRPVGGHIVGHTATYRIYLRKSKGPKRIARLIDSPHLPEGEAVFSVNEKGIRD; encoded by the coding sequence ATGGAGAAAGATAAAATTGAGGATTTACCTGGTGTGGGTCCTGCTACTGCTGAGAAACTGCGTGAAGCAGGTTATGTTGATTTTATGAGTATAGCTGTGGCTTCCCCTAAGGAGCTTGCTGATGCAGCTGAAATAGGTGAACAAACAGCAGCTAAAATAATATTAAAAGCTAGGAAAGAGGCTGATGTTGGTAGATTTGAGACTGGTGTTGCTCTGCTTGAGAGAAGAGCAAAAATTGGTCACCTTACCTCTGGTTCTAAGACCTTGGATGAGCTCATGGGTGGTGGTTTTGAGACCCAGGCTATAACAGAGCTTTTTGGTGAGTTTGGTTCATCCAAGACACAGATTGCTCACCAGCTATGTGTAACAGTACAGCTGCCACCGGAGAAAGGTGGGCTTAATGGTCATGCTTTTTTTATAGATACAGAGAATACTTTTAGGCCTGAGCGCATAGTTCAGATGGCTGAGGCATATGAGCTGGATCCTGATGAGGCCCTTAGTAAAATTCATGTTGCACGTGCATATAACTCTAGCCATCAGATGCTTCTAGTGGAGAAGGTTTCTGAGCTTTCTAGGGAGATACCTGGTCGTCTACTTGTTGTTGATTCTCTTACTGCGCATTTCCGTGCTGAGTTTGTTGGAAGAGGAACACTCGCTGATAGGCAGCAGAAAATCAATAGGCATATGCATGATCTTCTAAGATGGGGTGACCTTAATAATGGTGTGATCTGTGTCACAAACCAGGTGGCTGCTAAACCTGATGCTTTCTTTGGTGACCCAACGAGACCAGTAGGTGGTCATATTGTTGGTCATACCGCTACATACAGGATATATTTGCGTAAAAGCAAGGGGCCTAAGAGGATTGCTCGTTTGATTGATTCACCACATCTGCCTGAAGGCGAAGCTGTTTTCTCTGTTAACGAAAAAGGTATACGCGACTAA